In one Desulfoferula mesophila genomic region, the following are encoded:
- a CDS encoding cysteine desulfurase family protein, which produces MRPLYFDYNATTPILPRVYEAMRPYLTEHFGNPGSGHLWGLKAKRGAELAREQVAGLINCAPGEVYFTSCATESDNWALLGLGLARPGAHVVISAIEHPAIVECAAYLERCGARVSRVGVDEQGLVDPAAVRAACASGADLISVMLANNETGALQPVAEIAAWARKQGIPVHSDAAQAVGKVPVDVAALGVDLLTIAGHKLYAPKGVGALYVRQGLELAPLLWGGGQERGRRSGTENVPYMVALGEACALAAEDLPGEMARQRELGRVFLEGLGALDVDWRLYSERAPRLPGTAAVGFKGLNAGDIISGLVVLDVGVSAGAACHGDTTVVSHVLAAMGVPLEYAQGTIRFSWGRPTSQDDVRELVRRLGQALGALA; this is translated from the coding sequence ACGAGGCCATGCGGCCCTACCTGACCGAGCATTTCGGCAACCCCGGCTCGGGCCATCTCTGGGGGCTCAAGGCCAAGCGGGGGGCGGAGCTGGCCAGGGAGCAGGTGGCCGGGCTGATCAACTGCGCGCCCGGCGAGGTGTATTTCACCTCCTGCGCCACCGAGAGCGACAACTGGGCTCTGTTGGGCCTGGGCCTGGCCCGCCCCGGAGCTCATGTGGTCATCAGCGCCATCGAGCACCCGGCCATCGTGGAATGCGCCGCCTACCTGGAACGCTGCGGCGCGCGGGTGAGCCGGGTGGGGGTGGACGAGCAGGGCCTGGTGGACCCGGCGGCGGTACGGGCGGCCTGCGCCTCGGGGGCGGACCTCATCTCCGTCATGCTGGCCAACAACGAGACCGGGGCCCTGCAGCCGGTGGCCGAGATCGCGGCCTGGGCCCGCAAGCAGGGCATTCCGGTGCACAGCGACGCGGCCCAGGCGGTGGGCAAGGTGCCGGTGGACGTGGCGGCCCTGGGGGTGGACCTGTTGACCATCGCCGGGCACAAGCTCTACGCGCCCAAGGGGGTGGGAGCCCTCTACGTGCGCCAGGGCCTGGAGCTTGCGCCCCTGCTCTGGGGCGGGGGCCAGGAGAGGGGCCGGCGCTCGGGCACGGAAAACGTGCCCTACATGGTGGCCCTGGGCGAGGCCTGCGCCCTGGCGGCCGAGGACCTGCCCGGCGAGATGGCCCGCCAGCGCGAGTTGGGGCGCGTCTTCCTGGAGGGGTTGGGCGCCCTGGACGTGGATTGGCGGCTGTATTCGGAGCGGGCCCCCCGCCTGCCGGGCACCGCGGCCGTGGGCTTCAAGGGCCTGAACGCCGGGGACATCATCTCCGGCCTGGTGGTCCTGGACGTGGGGGTGAGCGCCGGGGCGGCCTGCCACGGCGACACCACCGTCGTGTCCCACGTGCTGGCGGCCATGGGAGTGCCCCTGGAATATGCCCAGGGCACCATCCGCTTTTCCTGGGGGCGGCCCACCAGCCAAGACGACGTCCGGGAACTGGTGCGCCGCCTGGGTCAGGCGCTGGGGGCCCTGGCCTAA
- a CDS encoding alkyl/aryl-sulfatase, whose translation MPSSPKAFSPLEAMKEHAKIMFAKDVLEVTEGVHVAVGYAPSNSAMLIGDDGVIIIDTGQSTGSAQDILAEFRKVTDKPIKAIIYTHGHRDHVSGAKVFVDEGSNPEIYARDNLDNPLDDANLERVGPYKILQKRTVRQYGIGVLEPHSEKVSMGLGPATFNAQGLGQGFIPPTQTFSGEKMGLSAVGIELELYKAPGETDDQLFVWYPAKKALFCGDNFYQAFPNLYAIRGTVYRDFNLWADSLDQMTRFPIEHLVPGHTRPLSGPQALEALADYRDAIRLVIAKTAEGMNLGLTPDELVDYVKLPEELAGKYYLQEFLGTVPWSVRAYFAGTLGWFDGNPTNLFPCSPRQRAERTAQLAGGEEALFAQLQKASAGGEHQWALELADMIIALGVRERPAKEIKAAALIALADRQTSAIARNYYLAYAKELKAQTAEGTT comes from the coding sequence ATGCCCTCGAGCCCCAAGGCCTTCTCGCCCCTGGAGGCGATGAAAGAACACGCCAAGATCATGTTCGCTAAAGACGTTCTCGAAGTGACCGAGGGGGTCCATGTCGCGGTGGGCTACGCGCCCTCAAACTCCGCCATGCTAATCGGCGACGACGGCGTGATCATCATCGACACCGGCCAGAGCACCGGATCGGCCCAGGACATCCTGGCCGAGTTCCGCAAGGTCACGGACAAGCCCATCAAGGCGATCATTTACACCCACGGCCACCGCGATCACGTGAGCGGAGCCAAGGTGTTCGTGGACGAGGGCTCCAACCCCGAGATTTACGCCCGCGACAACCTGGACAACCCGTTGGACGACGCCAATCTGGAGCGCGTGGGTCCCTACAAAATTTTGCAGAAGCGCACGGTGCGGCAATACGGAATCGGGGTGCTGGAGCCCCACAGCGAAAAGGTCAGCATGGGCTTGGGCCCGGCAACGTTCAACGCCCAAGGGCTGGGCCAGGGATTCATCCCGCCCACCCAGACCTTTAGCGGCGAAAAAATGGGGCTGAGCGCGGTGGGGATCGAGCTTGAGCTGTACAAGGCCCCCGGCGAGACCGATGACCAACTCTTCGTTTGGTATCCCGCCAAAAAGGCCTTGTTCTGCGGCGATAATTTTTATCAGGCTTTCCCCAACCTCTACGCCATCCGGGGCACGGTCTACCGCGATTTCAACCTGTGGGCCGACAGCTTGGATCAAATGACGCGTTTTCCCATCGAACACTTGGTGCCCGGGCATACCCGCCCCCTGTCCGGCCCCCAAGCGCTGGAGGCCCTGGCCGACTACCGCGACGCCATCCGCCTGGTCATCGCCAAGACCGCCGAGGGCATGAACCTGGGCCTGACCCCGGACGAACTGGTCGATTACGTGAAGCTGCCGGAGGAGTTGGCCGGCAAGTACTATTTGCAGGAATTTCTGGGGACCGTGCCCTGGTCGGTGCGCGCCTATTTCGCCGGAACCCTGGGCTGGTTCGACGGAAACCCCACCAACCTTTTCCCCTGCTCCCCGCGCCAACGGGCCGAGCGCACGGCTCAGCTGGCCGGCGGCGAGGAGGCCCTTTTCGCCCAATTGCAAAAGGCGTCCGCTGGCGGCGAGCACCAGTGGGCCTTGGAACTGGCGGACATGATAATCGCCCTGGGGGTGCGCGAGAGGCCGGCCAAGGAGATAAAGGCCGCCGCCTTGATCGCCCTGGCGGATCGGCAGACCAGCGCCATCGCACGCAATTATTACCTGGCCTATGCCAAGGAGCTAAAGGCGCAAACCGCCGAGGGAACAACCTAG